A region from the Nesterenkonia lacusekhoensis genome encodes:
- a CDS encoding DUF3097 domain-containing protein, with translation MSFPTDWSSWGPADMGARRRAQHREVPTLPADRGTVVEETASGWVGAIVGVEAAGGVHVVVLEDRRGATRAFPLGHGFLHEGSPVELTAPASTTAQPKKPARTASGSVAVENAPARVARASRIWVEGTHDAELVEKVWGEDLRLEGIVVEPLHGADDLVGAIREFRPGPERRVGVLLDHLVKGSKESRIAAEAMAMPGASGNVLVLGHPYVDVWQAVKPQLLGLQRWPDIPRSVDIKVGTLKALGWPHAGQRDIAQGWKRILSTVTSYTDLEPSLLGRVEELIDFVTQ, from the coding sequence ATGAGCTTCCCCACCGATTGGTCATCCTGGGGCCCCGCAGACATGGGCGCACGACGCCGGGCCCAGCACCGCGAAGTGCCCACTCTGCCCGCCGACCGCGGCACCGTCGTCGAAGAGACCGCCAGCGGATGGGTCGGCGCGATCGTCGGCGTCGAGGCTGCAGGCGGCGTCCATGTGGTGGTCCTGGAGGACCGGCGCGGCGCCACCCGCGCCTTCCCCCTGGGCCACGGATTCCTGCACGAAGGCTCACCGGTGGAGCTGACCGCGCCGGCCTCTACGACGGCTCAGCCGAAGAAGCCTGCGCGCACCGCCTCAGGCTCCGTGGCCGTGGAGAACGCGCCAGCCCGCGTGGCCCGCGCCTCCCGGATCTGGGTGGAGGGCACCCACGACGCCGAGCTGGTCGAGAAGGTCTGGGGCGAGGACCTGCGCCTGGAGGGGATCGTGGTGGAGCCGCTGCACGGCGCAGACGACCTCGTCGGGGCGATCCGGGAGTTCCGGCCCGGCCCGGAGCGGCGAGTCGGCGTTCTGCTGGACCATCTGGTCAAGGGATCCAAAGAGTCGAGGATCGCCGCAGAGGCCATGGCGATGCCGGGCGCCTCCGGCAATGTGCTGGTGCTCGGCCACCCCTATGTCGATGTCTGGCAGGCGGTGAAGCCTCAGCTGCTGGGCCTGCAGCGCTGGCCTGACATCCCCCGCTCCGTGGACATCAAGGTAGGCACCCTCAAGGCTCTGGGATGGCCCCATGCCGGCCAGCGCGACATCGCCCAGGGGTGGAAGCGGATCCTCTCCACCGTCACCAGCTATACGGACTTGGAGCCCTCGCTGCTGGGACGGGTCGAGGAGCTCATCGACTTCGTGACCCAGTAG
- a CDS encoding DUF4870 domain-containing protein — translation MAHLEGSPAAAQPLTPSEDRRWATLAHFGGVMGCIPSLAIYLVFRDRGPFTAQESKEALNYTLPLTVVMLACYLLALLPAIGWIFGIAAVFLWVVMTLSGLVAGIECNKGRPYRYWMNLRLIH, via the coding sequence ATGGCACACCTGGAAGGATCACCGGCAGCAGCCCAGCCGTTGACGCCGAGCGAAGACCGCCGCTGGGCCACTCTGGCTCACTTCGGCGGAGTCATGGGCTGCATCCCTTCCCTGGCCATCTACCTGGTCTTCCGGGACCGTGGTCCCTTCACCGCCCAGGAGTCGAAAGAGGCGCTGAACTACACCCTGCCGCTGACGGTGGTCATGCTGGCCTGCTACCTGCTGGCTCTGCTGCCGGCCATCGGGTGGATCTTCGGCATCGCAGCGGTCTTCCTCTGGGTGGTCATGACGCTCTCCGGGCTGGTCGCCGGCATCGAGTGCAATAAGGGGCGCCCGTACCGCTATTGGATGAACCTGCGCCTGATCCACTGA
- the hemW gene encoding radical SAM family heme chaperone HemW — protein MSPSALPLGDPLPADGSFPQEVLGALPGRAQNPFGLYVHIPFCSVRCGYCDFNTYTSEDLGPGASRQSYPDTLISELDFARGVLDRSGAPERPLSTVFFGGGTPTLLPAEDLSRILGRARELFGFVEGAEITTEANPDTVTPESARVLAQAGFTRISLGMQSAVPEVLATLDRTHDPRNVPRAVEAARAVGLEVSLDLIHGTPGESLQDWRRSLEEVVAMGPDHVSAYSLIVEEGTAMAAQIRRGTLPDIDPDDQADKYLLTDEVLTAAGYRWYEVSNYSTSEQTRSDHNLNYWRDADWWGAGPGAHSHMAGMRWWNAKHPAAYAQRLHAGTTPGHGREILDAEAKVLEHLMLRLRIREGLDIADYNALEELAEIDGERISAAELGRLVSDGLIEEEAAVPTEAHPEGRAVLTLKGRLLADAVTRRLAP, from the coding sequence GTGAGCCCTTCAGCTCTTCCGCTGGGGGATCCGCTGCCAGCCGACGGGTCCTTCCCGCAGGAGGTCCTGGGCGCTCTGCCGGGCCGAGCCCAGAATCCCTTCGGACTCTACGTCCACATTCCGTTCTGCTCGGTGCGCTGCGGCTACTGCGACTTCAACACCTACACCTCTGAAGACCTGGGGCCGGGCGCCTCCCGGCAGTCCTATCCGGATACGCTCATCAGCGAGCTGGATTTCGCTCGTGGGGTCCTGGACCGCTCGGGCGCGCCGGAGCGGCCGCTGTCGACTGTGTTCTTCGGAGGCGGGACGCCCACGCTGCTGCCCGCCGAGGATCTCTCCCGCATCCTGGGCCGGGCACGGGAGCTCTTCGGCTTCGTCGAGGGCGCTGAGATCACCACCGAGGCCAATCCCGACACCGTGACCCCAGAGTCCGCCCGGGTGTTGGCTCAGGCCGGCTTCACCCGGATCAGTCTGGGTATGCAGTCAGCGGTGCCGGAGGTGCTCGCCACCTTGGACCGCACCCACGACCCGCGCAACGTTCCCCGTGCGGTGGAGGCGGCCCGAGCTGTCGGCCTTGAGGTCAGTCTGGATCTGATCCACGGGACACCGGGGGAGAGCCTTCAGGACTGGCGGCGCAGCCTGGAGGAAGTCGTGGCGATGGGCCCGGACCACGTCTCGGCCTACTCGCTGATCGTGGAGGAGGGCACGGCCATGGCCGCCCAGATCCGCCGCGGCACGCTGCCGGACATCGATCCTGACGATCAGGCCGATAAGTACCTGCTCACCGATGAGGTGCTCACAGCGGCCGGCTACCGGTGGTATGAGGTCTCGAACTACTCCACCTCGGAGCAGACCCGCTCCGATCACAACCTGAACTACTGGAGGGATGCAGACTGGTGGGGCGCCGGTCCTGGTGCTCATTCACATATGGCCGGGATGCGCTGGTGGAACGCCAAACACCCCGCCGCCTATGCCCAACGTCTGCACGCAGGGACCACGCCGGGCCACGGCCGGGAGATCCTCGACGCCGAGGCCAAGGTCCTGGAACATCTGATGCTGCGTCTGCGCATCCGGGAGGGCCTGGACATCGCCGACTACAACGCGTTGGAGGAGTTGGCAGAGATCGACGGCGAGAGGATCAGCGCAGCGGAGCTGGGCCGGCTGGTCAGCGACGGCCTGATCGAGGAGGAAGCGGCCGTCCCCACTGAGGCTCACCCGGAGGGGCGCGCCGTGCTGACGCTGAAAGGCCGCCTGCTCGCCGACGCGGTCACTCGTCGGCTCGCGCCCTGA
- the lepA gene encoding translation elongation factor 4, whose translation MSPKARTPRVPAATDPSVIRNFCIIAHIDHGKSTLADRMLQLTGVVQPRDMKAQYLDRMDIERDRGITIKSQAVRMPWEYQDETYAFHMIDTPGHVDFSYEVSRSLAACEGAVLLVDAAQGIEAQTLANLYLAMEHELAIIPVLNKIDLPAAMPDKYSEELAHLIGCEPEDVLRVSGKTGEGVEDLLDKLVEDVPAPVGDAEAPARAMIFDSVYDTYRGVVTFVRVVDGQLSHREKIKMMSTGATHELLEIGVSQPEPEPSEGLGVGEVGYLITGVKDVRQSKVGDTVTSANQPADDIITGYQEPLPMVYSGLFPIDGSDFPVLREALEKLQLNDAALNFEPEVSAALGFGFRVGFLGLLHLEITRQRLEAEYNLDLISTAPNVIYDVVDEGGELHRVTNPSEFPDGKVNEIREPVVDSTIIVPAEFIGAVMELCQSRRGSMSGMDYLSEERVEIRYKMPLAEIVFDFFDLLKSRTKGYASFNWQSAGDQVADLVKVDILLQGDKVDAFSAITHRDHAYSYGVKMASRLKELIPRQQYEVPIQAAIGSRIIARENIRAIRKDVLSKCYGGDISRKRKLLEKQKEGKKRMKMVGTVEIPQEAFIAALSSDEESGKEKAAKK comes from the coding sequence GTGTCACCGAAGGCCCGCACTCCACGGGTGCCCGCCGCGACGGATCCCAGCGTCATCCGCAACTTCTGCATCATTGCGCACATCGACCACGGGAAATCCACCCTCGCGGATCGGATGCTCCAGCTCACCGGTGTGGTCCAGCCCCGGGACATGAAGGCCCAGTACCTGGACCGCATGGACATCGAACGCGACCGCGGCATCACCATCAAGTCCCAGGCCGTGCGCATGCCCTGGGAGTACCAGGACGAGACCTACGCCTTCCACATGATCGACACCCCCGGTCACGTGGACTTCTCCTATGAGGTCTCACGCTCCCTGGCCGCCTGTGAGGGCGCCGTCCTCCTGGTGGACGCGGCCCAAGGGATCGAGGCCCAGACCCTGGCCAACCTGTACCTGGCCATGGAGCACGAGCTGGCCATCATCCCGGTGCTCAACAAGATCGATCTGCCCGCGGCCATGCCGGACAAATACTCCGAGGAGCTGGCCCACCTGATCGGATGCGAACCCGAAGATGTCCTGCGCGTCTCCGGCAAGACCGGTGAGGGTGTGGAGGATCTGCTGGACAAGCTCGTCGAGGATGTCCCGGCACCGGTGGGCGACGCCGAGGCTCCGGCCCGCGCGATGATCTTCGACTCCGTCTACGACACCTACCGCGGTGTGGTCACCTTCGTCCGGGTGGTCGACGGCCAGCTCTCCCACCGCGAGAAGATTAAGATGATGTCCACCGGCGCCACGCACGAGCTGCTGGAGATCGGGGTCTCCCAGCCTGAGCCGGAGCCCTCCGAGGGGCTCGGCGTGGGCGAGGTCGGCTACCTGATCACCGGGGTGAAGGACGTCCGGCAGTCCAAGGTCGGTGACACCGTCACCTCAGCCAACCAGCCGGCGGATGACATCATCACCGGCTATCAGGAACCGCTGCCCATGGTGTATTCCGGGCTCTTCCCGATCGACGGCTCCGACTTCCCCGTACTGCGCGAGGCGCTGGAGAAGCTTCAGCTCAACGACGCCGCCCTGAACTTCGAGCCCGAAGTCTCGGCCGCGCTGGGCTTCGGCTTCCGTGTGGGCTTCCTGGGTCTGCTGCACCTGGAGATCACCCGGCAGCGCCTCGAGGCCGAATACAACCTGGACCTGATCTCCACGGCGCCTAACGTCATCTACGACGTGGTGGACGAAGGCGGGGAGCTGCACCGGGTCACCAACCCGTCTGAGTTCCCCGACGGCAAGGTCAACGAGATCCGCGAGCCGGTGGTGGATTCCACCATCATCGTTCCGGCGGAGTTCATCGGGGCGGTCATGGAGCTGTGTCAGTCCCGCCGCGGCTCGATGTCCGGGATGGACTACCTGTCCGAGGAGCGCGTGGAGATCCGGTACAAGATGCCGCTGGCCGAGATCGTCTTCGACTTCTTCGATCTGCTGAAGTCCCGCACCAAGGGATACGCCTCCTTCAACTGGCAGAGCGCCGGCGACCAGGTCGCGGACCTGGTCAAGGTGGACATCTTGCTGCAGGGCGACAAGGTCGACGCCTTCTCGGCGATCACCCACCGCGACCACGCCTATTCCTACGGCGTGAAGATGGCCTCGCGGCTCAAGGAGCTCATTCCTCGTCAGCAGTATGAGGTCCCTATCCAGGCCGCCATCGGATCCCGCATCATCGCTCGTGAGAACATCCGCGCCATCCGTAAGGACGTCCTCTCGAAGTGCTACGGCGGCGACATCAGCCGTAAGCGCAAGCTGCTGGAGAAGCAGAAGGAGGGCAAGAAGCGCATGAAGATGGTCGGCACTGTGGAGATCCCACAGGAGGCCTTCATCGCCGCACTCTCCTCTGACGAGGAGTCCGGCAAGGAGAAGGCGGCGAAGAAGTAG
- the rpsT gene encoding 30S ribosomal protein S20: MANIKSQKKRILTNEKARQRNQAVKSELRTSIKKVRKAITAGDKDAAQAAQREAARKLDKAASKGVIHKNNAANRKSGLAAKVNAL, translated from the coding sequence GTGGCAAACATCAAGTCTCAGAAGAAGCGCATCCTCACCAACGAGAAGGCTCGCCAGCGCAACCAGGCCGTGAAGTCCGAGCTGCGCACCTCCATCAAGAAGGTCCGCAAGGCGATCACCGCCGGTGACAAGGACGCCGCGCAGGCCGCTCAGCGTGAGGCGGCCCGCAAGCTGGACAAGGCAGCCTCCAAGGGCGTCATCCACAAGAACAACGCCGCCAACCGGAAGTCCGGTCTGGCAGCCAAGGTCAACGCTCTCTGA
- the holA gene encoding DNA polymerase III subunit delta yields MAAQRGRGSGRGGSARGGRASGGRGAQQSAGVDFRAVEASPLVLLKGPEDYVATRATDRIKAQLRAEQPDLEYTRLDVANAAVGELATLASPSLFGEARLILAEDLAQMNDTFLAEALAFLEEGGDDVTIIFRHSGGNRGKKLLDVLAKKAVVVDCSAAKSDTDKLDFVRREFRAADRSIQPDAARALVQAAGTSLSDLGGACQQLLRDIPGEVTEDDVDRYHGGRVEATAFKVADAAFEGRGEAATRLYRHAVATGVSPIAVTAALAGKGRHIAALVDHRGSADRLASALGAPPWQLRQAQETARRWQSHRAAEAIEAVAQADAEAKGASRTPEYAVEKAIGIVAAAAGR; encoded by the coding sequence GTGGCAGCACAGCGAGGCAGAGGATCAGGACGCGGCGGTTCGGCGCGCGGGGGCAGGGCCTCCGGCGGTCGGGGCGCCCAACAGTCTGCGGGAGTGGACTTCCGCGCAGTGGAGGCCTCTCCGCTGGTCCTGCTCAAAGGCCCCGAGGACTACGTGGCCACCCGTGCCACAGACCGGATCAAAGCTCAGCTGCGTGCCGAGCAGCCGGACCTCGAGTACACGCGGCTCGACGTCGCCAATGCCGCCGTCGGGGAGCTGGCCACACTGGCCTCGCCCTCGCTGTTCGGCGAGGCCCGCCTGATCCTCGCCGAGGATCTGGCGCAGATGAATGACACCTTCCTGGCCGAGGCTCTGGCCTTCCTGGAGGAGGGCGGTGACGACGTGACCATCATCTTCCGCCACTCCGGGGGCAACCGCGGCAAGAAGCTGCTCGACGTGCTGGCCAAGAAGGCCGTGGTGGTGGACTGCTCCGCCGCCAAGAGCGACACCGATAAGCTCGACTTCGTCCGCCGCGAGTTCCGCGCCGCGGACCGTTCCATCCAGCCCGACGCCGCCCGTGCCCTGGTCCAGGCCGCCGGCACCTCGCTCTCCGACCTCGGCGGAGCCTGCCAGCAGCTGCTGCGTGACATCCCCGGCGAGGTCACGGAGGATGATGTCGACCGCTATCACGGCGGCCGAGTCGAGGCCACAGCCTTCAAAGTGGCCGACGCCGCCTTCGAAGGCAGGGGAGAGGCCGCCACACGTCTGTACCGCCACGCTGTGGCCACTGGGGTCTCACCCATCGCCGTCACCGCAGCCTTGGCCGGCAAGGGGCGTCATATCGCAGCTCTGGTGGACCACCGCGGCAGCGCGGACCGGCTGGCTTCGGCCCTCGGCGCGCCGCCCTGGCAGCTGCGCCAGGCCCAGGAGACGGCCCGCCGATGGCAGTCGCACCGGGCCGCGGAGGCCATCGAAGCCGTCGCCCAGGCCGACGCTGAGGCCAAAGGCGCCTCGCGCACCCCAGAGTACGCGGTGGAGAAGGCGATCGGCATCGTGGCCGCCGCCGCGGGACGCTGA
- a CDS encoding MaoC/PaaZ C-terminal domain-containing protein: MASILSSYRKAALGALTSKLSSNGDLRVLSSSPEEVSHPGASAEQLEAYRRLFGGEAFDGVHRSSLPSVLVHILGFPLQLQLMTREDFPLQLMGLVHLSNQVEHRRPIAPGQPLRLRAHAENLRPHRKGTQVDIVTEAFSAAAAEEAPLWRGASTYLSRGVFLAGKPDRSEESRSGGAGFVPPPMTAQWSLGSDEGRRYAAVSGDYNPIHLSGLSAKALGMPKAIVHGMYTAARILEGREPDAAGHSWSISFDAPVTLPGKVAVSVEKPDEKTQLFTGWNPRKGRRHFSGELHLP; the protein is encoded by the coding sequence ATGGCCAGCATTCTGAGCTCATACCGCAAGGCCGCCCTCGGCGCACTGACCTCCAAGCTCAGCTCCAACGGGGATCTGCGCGTGCTGTCCTCGTCTCCGGAGGAGGTCAGCCATCCGGGAGCCTCGGCGGAACAGCTGGAGGCCTACCGCAGGCTCTTCGGAGGCGAAGCCTTCGACGGAGTCCACCGCAGCTCGCTGCCCTCCGTGTTGGTGCACATCCTGGGCTTCCCGCTGCAGCTGCAGCTGATGACCCGTGAGGACTTCCCTCTGCAGCTGATGGGGCTGGTCCACCTGTCCAACCAGGTGGAGCATCGTCGGCCGATCGCCCCGGGGCAGCCCCTGCGGCTGCGGGCGCATGCGGAGAACCTGCGCCCGCATCGCAAGGGGACCCAGGTCGATATCGTCACCGAGGCCTTCAGCGCAGCTGCGGCGGAGGAAGCTCCGCTGTGGCGCGGAGCATCCACCTACCTCAGCCGCGGGGTGTTTCTGGCGGGGAAGCCGGACCGCAGCGAGGAGTCCCGCTCCGGCGGAGCAGGCTTCGTCCCGCCGCCCATGACGGCACAGTGGTCTCTCGGCTCCGATGAGGGCCGACGCTATGCGGCGGTCTCCGGCGACTACAACCCCATCCACCTGTCGGGACTGAGTGCCAAAGCGCTGGGCATGCCGAAGGCCATCGTCCACGGCATGTACACCGCGGCTCGGATTCTGGAAGGCAGAGAGCCCGACGCCGCAGGTCACAGCTGGAGCATCAGCTTCGACGCCCCGGTCACCCTGCCGGGCAAGGTGGCGGTCAGCGTGGAGAAGCCGGATGAGAAGACGCAGCTCTTCACCGGGTGGAACCCGAGGAAGGGGCGCCGCCACTTCTCCGGAGAGCTTCACCTGCCCTGA